A stretch of Aerococcaceae bacterium zg-252 DNA encodes these proteins:
- the lysA gene encoding diaminopimelate decarboxylase — protein MKLETYQIIKNNALTHRGHQYHELATQYGTPLYIFDETSFKERVLAYKKSFESPYFETQILYASKALLTKAIGKLIAQLGIGQDVVSGGEIYVGLAAGVPAENMYFHGNNKTNAELSYAIEQGVGTIVIDNRMEISRVNQIANEKNTVQRVLLRLNPGVEAHTHDYIKTAHLDSKFGESVFDSEIEAVIKKMVDAPNLMFAGFHCHIGSQIFDQTSFLKAASEMLAFAQTIEQKLEIRIEEINFGGGFGVYYTSDDTPFDVTEFLPQFTEFIHEESQRLGLSLKKITIEPGRSLVNASGSTLYTVGDIKHTTGGKDYLFIDGGMSDNIRPALYQAKYEAILTNKATQDAMTRYTIAGKACESGDKIIESIELPVAETGDLLLVNGTGAYNYTMASHYNRLPKPAMIHIDGDSHRLTVKRESYEDLMRHELD, from the coding sequence ATGAAATTAGAAACATATCAAATTATTAAAAATAATGCATTAACACATCGTGGACATCAATACCATGAATTAGCAACTCAATATGGTACGCCACTTTATATTTTTGACGAAACAAGTTTTAAAGAACGGGTATTAGCATATAAAAAATCGTTTGAATCACCGTACTTTGAAACACAAATTTTATATGCATCAAAAGCACTTTTAACAAAAGCAATTGGTAAATTGATTGCCCAACTAGGGATTGGTCAAGATGTTGTTAGTGGCGGTGAGATTTATGTTGGGCTTGCAGCAGGAGTACCGGCTGAAAATATGTATTTCCATGGCAATAATAAAACGAATGCTGAACTGTCGTATGCGATTGAACAAGGTGTCGGAACGATAGTCATTGATAATCGTATGGAAATTAGTCGTGTTAATCAAATTGCAAATGAAAAGAACACTGTTCAGCGAGTTTTATTACGTCTGAATCCTGGTGTTGAGGCGCATACACATGATTATATTAAAACAGCGCATTTAGATTCAAAATTTGGAGAAAGTGTCTTTGATTCTGAAATTGAAGCAGTTATCAAAAAAATGGTTGATGCACCTAATCTAATGTTTGCTGGATTCCATTGTCATATTGGTAGCCAAATTTTTGACCAGACATCCTTTTTAAAAGCAGCTAGTGAAATGTTAGCTTTCGCTCAGACAATCGAGCAAAAACTTGAGATTCGGATTGAAGAAATCAATTTTGGTGGTGGTTTTGGTGTTTATTATACAAGTGATGACACTCCATTTGATGTGACTGAATTTTTACCACAATTTACGGAGTTTATTCATGAAGAAAGTCAACGTCTTGGCTTATCATTGAAAAAAATTACAATTGAACCAGGTCGTTCGCTAGTAAATGCATCAGGAAGTACTTTGTATACGGTTGGTGATATTAAACACACTACTGGAGGAAAAGATTATTTATTTATTGACGGTGGAATGAGTGATAATATTCGTCCAGCATTGTATCAAGCAAAATACGAGGCGATTTTAACGAATAAAGCGACACAAGATGCAATGACACGCTATACAATTGCAGGAAAAGCGTGTGAAAGTGGGGATAAAATTATTGAGTCCATTGAATTGCCGGTAGCTGAAACAGGGGATTTATTATTAGTCAATGGAACTGGTGCATATAATTATACAATGGCAAGTCATTATAATCGTTTACCAAAACCGGCGATGATTCATATTGATGGCGATTCACATCGTTTAACTGTTAAGCGTGAAAGTTATGAGGATTTAATGCGACATGAATTAGATTAA
- a CDS encoding 4-hydroxy-tetrahydrodipicolinate synthase, with translation MEIFTGSAVALVTPFDEKGDVDWQAFDELLMFHLENETDALVITGTTGEVSTLSDEEQIQLIERAVQIVNGKIPVVAGTGINDTRHSIVLSQAAEKVGADSLLLVTPYYNKANTEGMLRHFTAIADSVSIPIILYHVPGRTGATLTVEQVVTLAQHPNIVAIKDATGDLEYTAKLAAAVNLDEFAIYSGNDDLIYDVMALGGKGVISVLANVLPRETHALCQYYLDGHKEQAKQLQQQYAELIDSLFVEVNPIPVKYLLHLMGRVENQYRLPLWEPSDAVKALLTNQLAQVEQYRKAGEI, from the coding sequence ATGGAAATTTTTACAGGTTCAGCAGTAGCTTTAGTAACACCTTTTGATGAAAAAGGCGATGTTGATTGGCAAGCATTTGATGAATTATTAATGTTTCATTTAGAGAATGAAACAGATGCATTGGTGATTACTGGAACGACAGGTGAAGTATCAACTTTAAGTGATGAAGAACAAATTCAATTAATTGAGCGAGCAGTACAAATTGTAAATGGTAAAATACCCGTTGTTGCAGGAACAGGTATCAATGATACTCGTCACTCAATCGTTTTGAGTCAAGCGGCAGAAAAAGTAGGTGCTGATTCCTTATTATTAGTAACCCCTTATTATAATAAAGCCAATACTGAGGGAATGTTGCGTCACTTTACTGCGATTGCTGATTCTGTTTCAATTCCGATTATTTTATATCATGTACCAGGACGCACTGGTGCAACGCTAACGGTTGAACAGGTGGTTACATTGGCACAGCATCCTAATATTGTAGCAATCAAAGATGCGACAGGTGACCTAGAGTATACGGCAAAATTAGCAGCTGCTGTCAATCTTGATGAGTTTGCAATTTACTCTGGGAATGATGATTTGATTTATGATGTAATGGCATTGGGTGGTAAAGGTGTTATTTCAGTTTTAGCCAATGTATTACCAAGAGAAACACATGCTTTGTGTCAGTATTATTTGGACGGTCATAAAGAACAAGCTAAACAATTACAGCAACAATACGCTGAATTAATTGACTCATTATTTGTTGAAGTGAACCCAATTCCAGTAAAATATTTACTTCATTTAATGGGACGAGTAGAAAACCAATACCGTCTACCATTGTGGGAACCGAGTGATGCCGTAAAAGCCTTATTAACAAATCAATTGGCACAAGTAGAACAGTATCGTAAAGCAGGTGAAATCTAA
- a CDS encoding 4-hydroxy-tetrahydrodipicolinate reductase: protein MQIILVGSSGAMGKSIVRFCEQDNPYEIYVGIQADKEKDELYPIFHRFEELSEYVANQNEKPDVIIDFSTPYLTEELLAFATAYQIPIVLATTGQNETQIEQIRQASQQIAILDTHNTSIGVAVMQQTLASLTRTLYPLGYDIEIIEKHHRYKKDAPSGTAIMLKQAIESMIDEKMTSVYGREGLSQGRQREEIGIHAIRGGDIVGEHTVIFANNQETIEITHRAGSKELFVRGALQCAEFVVTKSAGLYSMVDLM, encoded by the coding sequence ATGCAAATCATACTTGTAGGTTCAAGTGGAGCAATGGGGAAATCAATTGTACGCTTTTGTGAGCAAGATAATCCTTATGAAATTTATGTTGGCATTCAAGCTGATAAAGAAAAAGATGAACTCTATCCTATTTTTCATCGGTTTGAAGAGTTATCAGAATATGTTGCCAATCAAAATGAAAAACCTGATGTGATTATTGACTTTTCAACACCGTATTTGACGGAAGAATTATTAGCATTTGCGACTGCTTATCAAATACCGATTGTACTAGCAACTACTGGACAAAATGAAACTCAAATTGAACAAATTCGTCAAGCGAGCCAACAGATTGCGATTTTAGATACGCATAATACGAGTATTGGTGTGGCAGTGATGCAACAAACTTTAGCAAGCTTAACGAGAACTTTGTATCCTTTGGGTTATGATATTGAAATTATTGAAAAACATCATCGCTATAAAAAAGACGCACCGAGCGGAACAGCGATTATGCTAAAACAAGCGATTGAATCGATGATTGACGAGAAAATGACATCTGTCTATGGACGTGAGGGATTGTCTCAAGGCCGACAACGTGAGGAAATCGGTATTCATGCTATACGTGGTGGGGATATAGTAGGTGAGCATACGGTTATTTTTGCTAATAATCAAGAAACAATCGAAATTACACACCGAGCTGGGTCAAAAGAACTATTTGTGCGAGGAGCATTGCAGTGTGCAGAGTTTGTTGTTACAAAATCAGCTGGCTTATATAGTATGGTTGATTTAATGTAA
- a CDS encoding glycosyltransferase family 2 protein: MKMSVMVPFYNEEGMIQLTHSTIVLVLDEMVNRRNQTLDDKIELEFVYVNDGSRDNTFQLLKKIASADKRVKYVSFSRNFGKDAATIAGLRYATGDIVVMMDGDLQHPPQVVEQMLDAYFEGYDVVSARRTREGEDAKETFFAKWFYRLSNSMMDVKLTDGVSEFRLFSRKAVNAVLALPEYNRFAKGLFSWIGFKEKIVEYPNQVREVGVTKFGFKRNINYAVQGILSFNDKPLRICIKTGLFCVAIAVLYLIWMFISWLINPNTLVSGYFTTLFAIVLFGGVQLISIGVLGEYIGKIYYEVKRRPHYLVDESNIESIGKDQVQ; encoded by the coding sequence ATGAAAATGTCTGTAATGGTCCCATTTTATAATGAAGAGGGAATGATTCAATTAACTCATTCAACCATTGTGTTAGTATTAGATGAAATGGTTAATCGACGCAATCAAACATTAGACGATAAAATTGAATTGGAATTTGTATATGTTAATGATGGAAGTCGGGATAATACATTCCAATTACTGAAAAAAATTGCGTCTGCAGATAAGCGTGTGAAGTACGTGAGCTTTAGCCGAAATTTTGGTAAAGATGCTGCTACAATTGCCGGCTTGCGTTATGCAACAGGAGATATTGTCGTAATGATGGATGGCGATTTACAACATCCACCTCAAGTAGTGGAACAAATGCTGGACGCTTATTTTGAAGGATACGATGTCGTATCGGCTCGTAGAACACGTGAAGGTGAAGATGCCAAAGAAACCTTCTTCGCAAAATGGTTCTATCGTTTATCCAATAGTATGATGGATGTCAAATTAACGGACGGTGTTTCAGAGTTTCGTTTATTTAGCCGTAAAGCAGTTAATGCTGTGTTAGCTTTACCAGAATATAATCGGTTTGCGAAAGGACTATTTTCATGGATTGGATTTAAAGAAAAAATTGTTGAGTATCCGAATCAAGTGCGTGAAGTAGGGGTAACAAAGTTTGGCTTTAAACGCAATATTAACTATGCTGTTCAAGGTATTTTATCATTTAATGATAAGCCATTGCGTATTTGTATTAAAACAGGACTATTTTGTGTTGCGATTGCGGTGCTTTATCTTATTTGGATGTTTATTTCGTGGCTGATTAACCCGAATACTTTAGTCAGTGGTTACTTTACAACTTTATTTGCGATTGTATTATTCGGTGGTGTGCAGTTAATTTCGATTGGTGTATTAGGTGAGTATATCGGTAAAATATATTACGAAGTTAAACGTCGTCCACATTACTTAGTAGATGAGTCAAATATCGAATCAATTGGAAAGGATCAAGTACAATAA
- a CDS encoding YfhO family protein, whose protein sequence is METYNEKFWQFYRTKKGLYTISALLPMLVMLFVWVFMGVFPFGTKTLMSIDFGQQYISLYQFFKKTVLSGDWSGLFYSFSKSIGGGMIGIWGFNLISPFNLIYVLFPTAEFRWAITLTIWLRYGATALAFSHLLIKRYNGHLNNRRFLVPILSAAYAMCGLIVSYQMNPIFYDAMIMLPIVIIYLEELLDGGRGWKYAVLLSLTLMFHFYMGYMICLFIVLYTLYYLTGKDISWKNAIRPIIRVAAYSVVAAGAMMWLLYPIFLNLLISKGAYQNNLDFDWNFQIRPLDILAKFMIGAFDSESWPAGPNLPNVFIGSLALFGFGAFFANKSISRKQKWAAALVMFVFFIAIVNEFFNKVWHMSQTPAGFFYRFSWIISFFMVLLSYRALHNWQGKSWRFVSLGAAFIYLSAEWVFRNEFSFFNYRQTNEIMLVLENYLGLAFRLLIILFAFSALQYKGNKEKRKRYIIIGSSVLVFLLISILSYFKVLVTLQTLSLVTWCVTLIVLSFGLKRVTWAMISALTIFELGFNAYVSQSRMGYDNANHFKDAQVSVKPVIDQIRPSKQGEFYRINKLFERSKNDPFMYDYPGLTHFSSNMERSTLSFMTNMGDSGSNASSFYGNGTAFMDAFYGVKYVVDFLNYTNDDMLKYPERRFFSRNTTRTDLTDYYTKIWENDRYAIYENPNVLPIAFGVNAEVTDLTFYANQIVKTYNELFSALSGQTEDIFKSEPLADATLTNVELVQNGNSKIYRKIDKTQNGTIEFKIIPKNNDTHYLNAPLSLKRKKGGAIDIRLNGRWYEYQHSFDGQQLWNIAHKQQGEEIIFSITLGTSEEVDLTDLYLITANQQLTEPLIQKRAAQGMKVSEWGNNFVKGNVNITDNSTYMMTSIPYNLGWHVLVDGQEVAIKETWGAFLSFPITSGQHTIEMRFKPDGWTVGLLLSGVSIVLLLALHLIEERYRRGV, encoded by the coding sequence ATGGAGACATATAACGAGAAATTTTGGCAATTTTATCGAACTAAAAAAGGTTTATACACGATTAGTGCCTTATTACCGATGTTAGTGATGCTATTCGTTTGGGTATTTATGGGAGTTTTTCCTTTTGGCACTAAAACGCTAATGTCGATTGACTTTGGTCAACAATATATTAGTTTATATCAATTCTTCAAAAAAACTGTGTTATCAGGCGATTGGAGTGGTTTATTTTATTCATTTTCTAAATCAATCGGTGGGGGAATGATTGGGATATGGGGCTTTAATTTAATTAGTCCATTTAACTTAATTTATGTTCTATTTCCAACGGCTGAATTTCGTTGGGCGATTACACTGACAATTTGGTTGCGTTATGGTGCGACTGCTTTGGCGTTTAGTCATTTATTAATTAAACGTTATAATGGTCATCTTAATAATCGCCGTTTCTTAGTGCCAATATTATCAGCAGCCTATGCGATGTGTGGGTTAATCGTTAGCTATCAAATGAATCCTATTTTCTATGATGCGATGATTATGTTGCCGATTGTTATTATTTATTTGGAAGAGTTACTTGACGGTGGTCGTGGTTGGAAATATGCCGTTCTTTTATCGCTAACATTGATGTTCCACTTCTATATGGGATACATGATTTGCTTATTTATTGTCCTTTATACATTGTACTATTTAACTGGAAAAGATATTAGTTGGAAAAATGCGATTCGACCGATTATCCGAGTAGCTGCTTATTCAGTGGTGGCAGCTGGTGCGATGATGTGGCTCTTGTATCCAATTTTTTTAAATCTCTTGATTTCTAAAGGTGCGTATCAAAATAATTTAGATTTTGATTGGAATTTTCAAATTCGACCATTAGATATTTTAGCAAAATTTATGATTGGAGCTTTTGATAGTGAATCATGGCCAGCAGGTCCTAACTTGCCCAATGTCTTTATTGGTAGTTTAGCATTATTTGGTTTCGGTGCTTTTTTTGCTAATAAATCCATTTCACGTAAACAAAAATGGGCAGCTGCTTTGGTAATGTTTGTGTTCTTCATTGCGATTGTCAATGAATTTTTCAATAAAGTATGGCATATGAGTCAAACACCAGCTGGATTTTTCTATCGTTTTTCTTGGATTATTTCATTCTTCATGGTGTTATTGAGTTATCGTGCTCTGCATAATTGGCAAGGAAAAAGTTGGCGATTTGTAAGTTTAGGTGCAGCATTCATCTATTTATCGGCTGAATGGGTGTTTCGTAATGAATTTTCGTTTTTCAATTATCGTCAAACGAATGAAATTATGTTGGTATTAGAAAATTATTTAGGTTTAGCGTTTCGATTGTTGATTATCTTATTTGCTTTTTCAGCCTTACAATATAAAGGTAACAAAGAAAAACGTAAACGGTATATCATTATCGGTTCGTCTGTATTAGTCTTTTTATTGATTAGCATTTTAAGTTATTTTAAAGTGCTGGTTACTTTGCAGACGCTATCTCTTGTGACATGGTGTGTGACTTTAATAGTATTGTCATTTGGTTTAAAACGTGTGACTTGGGCAATGATTTCGGCATTGACTATTTTTGAGTTAGGGTTTAATGCGTATGTTTCTCAAAGTCGCATGGGATATGATAATGCCAATCATTTCAAAGATGCACAAGTATCCGTTAAGCCAGTCATCGACCAAATTCGTCCGTCAAAACAAGGGGAATTTTATCGTATTAATAAGTTATTTGAACGTAGTAAAAATGACCCGTTCATGTATGATTATCCTGGTTTAACGCATTTTAGTTCCAATATGGAACGCTCGACATTGAGTTTTATGACGAATATGGGTGATTCAGGAAGTAATGCGTCTAGTTTTTATGGGAACGGAACAGCCTTTATGGATGCTTTTTATGGAGTTAAATATGTCGTTGATTTCCTAAATTATACAAATGATGATATGTTGAAATATCCAGAACGTCGTTTCTTTAGTCGCAATACTACTCGAACAGATTTAACCGATTATTATACGAAAATTTGGGAAAACGACCGTTATGCAATTTATGAAAATCCGAATGTATTACCAATTGCCTTTGGAGTTAATGCTGAAGTGACTGATTTGACTTTCTATGCGAATCAAATTGTGAAGACTTATAATGAGCTATTCTCAGCATTGAGTGGTCAAACGGAAGATATTTTTAAATCGGAACCATTAGCAGATGCTACATTGACAAATGTGGAATTAGTACAAAATGGTAATAGTAAGATTTATCGTAAAATTGATAAAACCCAAAATGGAACGATCGAGTTTAAAATAATTCCTAAAAATAATGATACGCACTATTTGAATGCACCACTGTCATTAAAACGTAAAAAGGGGGGAGCCATTGATATTCGATTAAATGGACGCTGGTACGAGTATCAACATTCATTTGACGGACAACAATTATGGAATATCGCTCATAAGCAACAAGGGGAAGAGATTATCTTTTCAATTACATTGGGTACGAGTGAAGAAGTTGATTTGACCGATTTATATTTAATTACGGCAAATCAACAATTGACTGAACCACTTATTCAAAAAAGAGCAGCACAAGGGATGAAAGTGTCCGAATGGGGTAATAATTTCGTTAAAGGTAATGTGAATATTACTGATAATAGCACTTATATGATGACATCTATCCCTTATAATTTAGGTTGGCATGTGCTAGTGGATGGTCAAGAAGTAGCAATAAAGGAAACATGGGGAGCATTTTTATCATTCCCGATTACGAGTGGTCAACATACTATTGAAATGAGATTTAAACCGGATGGTTGGACTGTTGGTTTATTATTAAGTGGTGTATCCATTGTATTGTTACTGGCACTTCATTTAATAGAAGAGCGATACAGACGAGGAGTTTAG
- a CDS encoding GtrA family protein has protein sequence MQKLIQQIVKFGIVGVIATLIDWAIFYFLFGTFHIWYLLAKTIAFAISTIFNYYLSMKYVFVSRFEAKERSREFQLFVLLSLIGLLLTLGLMWLVVELLAINPAIANILVAIVVMITNFVLRKLVLEKRN, from the coding sequence ATGCAAAAATTAATTCAACAAATCGTTAAATTTGGGATTGTTGGTGTGATAGCTACTCTGATTGATTGGGCTATTTTCTATTTTTTATTTGGCACCTTTCATATATGGTATTTATTAGCTAAAACGATTGCTTTTGCGATTTCAACGATTTTTAATTATTACTTGAGTATGAAGTATGTCTTTGTTAGTCGCTTTGAGGCAAAAGAACGTTCAAGAGAGTTTCAATTATTTGTTTTGTTAAGTCTTATAGGACTATTGTTGACTTTAGGATTGATGTGGCTAGTGGTGGAATTACTAGCAATTAATCCAGCGATTGCGAATATTTTAGTTGCGATTGTCGTGATGATAACCAATTTTGTTTTACGAAAATTAGTGTTAGAAAAACGCAATTAA
- a CDS encoding YjjG family noncanonical pyrimidine nucleotidase: protein MYQYIFFDLDDTLFDFKKSQRFAFKALTEKLGLTDSDELFQQFEQYNVALWKDLELGKITKDALLAQRFPNFFKDYTDTLPDENLDDYYRHQLTVSGDLIAGSLEILEKLKAAGKKIYAASNGVYHTQLARLEKTGLLPYFDELFISEKIGVPKPNAEFFLQSFAKINNFDLKSAIMIGDSLTSDIQGANNVQLTTCWMNPNQVTAPDNYKIDYEITTLSDLDAILF, encoded by the coding sequence ATGTATCAATATATCTTTTTCGATTTAGACGACACTCTCTTTGATTTTAAAAAGAGTCAACGTTTTGCGTTTAAAGCCTTAACTGAAAAACTTGGATTAACCGATAGTGATGAACTGTTTCAACAATTTGAACAATACAATGTTGCACTGTGGAAAGACCTTGAACTAGGTAAAATTACAAAAGATGCCCTGTTAGCTCAACGTTTCCCTAATTTTTTCAAAGATTATACAGATACGCTACCCGATGAGAATTTAGATGATTATTATCGACATCAATTGACTGTTTCAGGTGATTTAATTGCAGGTAGCTTGGAAATATTAGAAAAATTAAAAGCAGCTGGCAAAAAGATTTATGCAGCATCAAATGGTGTCTATCATACACAACTGGCACGCTTAGAAAAAACTGGCTTACTGCCCTACTTTGACGAGCTTTTTATCTCCGAAAAGATAGGAGTACCCAAACCAAACGCTGAATTTTTCTTACAGAGTTTTGCAAAAATTAATAACTTTGACTTAAAGAGTGCCATTATGATTGGTGATAGTTTAACATCTGATATTCAGGGAGCGAATAATGTACAATTAACGACTTGTTGGATGAATCCTAATCAAGTCACAGCTCCTGATAACTATAAAATTGATTACGAGATTACAACATTATCTGACTTAGATGCAATACTATTTTAA
- the cls gene encoding cardiolipin synthase, with the protein MKSKSSRALYLVKDKGRKGIFRMLFSRIGIMILLIFLQILFFIAAFSWFSDLSPHIYGLSILFSYVIGLYIVNNQMNYTAKLTWLAVITAFPIFGAALYAYTQSNIGHRLLVKRINQLIAKTEYLLVQQPNVMESLKQENDGVASLARYLRLNGNYPVYNQSHTTYFASGEEKFEAMLKELEKAEKFIFLEYFIIQEGEMWGRILDVLARKAKAGVEVRVMYDGTCAFTKVPIDYEERIRALGIQCKTFAPITPFLSTHYNYRDHRKILVIDGRTAFNGGVNLADEYININSPFGHWKDTAIMVKGDAVKSYTLMFLQLWSINESELNFEPYLVSYPCEQEEQGYLIPYADEPLDNDKVGESVYIDILNRATDYVYIMTPYLILDGELENALTFAAKRGVDVKIILPGIPDKKIPYAIAKTHYASLLNAGIDIYEYTPGFMHAKMFISDDTTAVVGTINLDYRSLYHHFECGTYLYKVPCIKDIKQDFDQTIQQSELILYDKLRKISFTQKMTGWLLKIFAPLM; encoded by the coding sequence ATGAAATCAAAAAGTTCACGAGCATTATATCTTGTGAAAGATAAGGGCCGAAAAGGTATTTTTAGAATGCTGTTTAGCCGAATTGGTATTATGATACTATTAATTTTTTTACAGATATTATTTTTTATAGCAGCTTTTAGCTGGTTCAGTGACTTATCTCCACATATCTATGGTTTATCCATTTTATTTTCTTACGTTATTGGGCTATACATTGTCAACAATCAAATGAATTACACTGCAAAATTAACTTGGCTAGCCGTAATTACTGCCTTTCCAATCTTTGGTGCAGCCTTATATGCCTATACTCAAAGCAATATTGGACACCGACTATTAGTCAAACGTATTAATCAACTCATTGCCAAGACGGAATATTTGCTAGTTCAACAACCGAATGTAATGGAATCTCTCAAACAAGAAAATGACGGAGTCGCTAGTTTAGCTCGCTATCTACGCTTAAATGGTAATTATCCTGTCTATAATCAGAGCCACACCACCTATTTTGCTTCTGGTGAAGAAAAATTTGAAGCTATGCTAAAAGAATTAGAAAAAGCTGAAAAATTTATTTTCCTAGAATATTTCATTATTCAAGAAGGTGAAATGTGGGGCCGTATTTTAGATGTTTTAGCTAGAAAAGCAAAAGCTGGTGTCGAAGTGCGTGTCATGTATGACGGAACGTGTGCCTTTACAAAAGTACCAATAGACTATGAAGAACGCATTCGTGCTTTAGGTATTCAATGTAAAACATTTGCACCGATTACACCATTTTTATCAACGCATTATAACTATCGTGACCACCGTAAAATTTTAGTTATTGACGGACGGACTGCATTTAATGGTGGTGTTAATTTAGCCGATGAATACATCAATATTAATAGCCCCTTTGGCCACTGGAAAGACACAGCAATTATGGTTAAAGGTGATGCCGTTAAAAGTTATACATTGATGTTTTTACAATTATGGAGTATTAATGAATCAGAATTGAATTTTGAACCTTACTTAGTATCGTATCCATGCGAGCAAGAAGAACAAGGATACCTTATCCCCTATGCTGATGAACCACTTGATAATGATAAAGTTGGCGAAAGTGTCTATATTGATATACTCAATCGTGCGACTGATTATGTATATATTATGACACCTTATCTCATCTTGGACGGCGAATTGGAAAATGCCCTTACATTCGCTGCCAAACGTGGTGTAGATGTTAAAATTATCTTACCTGGTATTCCCGACAAAAAAATACCTTATGCCATTGCAAAAACGCACTATGCGTCCTTGTTAAATGCCGGAATTGATATTTATGAATATACCCCAGGCTTTATGCACGCTAAAATGTTTATCAGTGATGACACAACCGCAGTCGTCGGTACAATTAACTTAGATTATCGTAGTTTATATCACCACTTTGAATGTGGGACATATTTATATAAAGTGCCTTGTATTAAAGATATTAAACAAGATTTTGACCAAACCATTCAACAAAGTGAATTAATCTTATATGACAAATTAAGAAAAATTTCATTCACACAAAAAATGACTGGCTGGCTACTAAAAATATTCGCACCACTGATGTAA
- a CDS encoding endolytic transglycosylase MltG encodes MNKKTLKTLGIAFLLAAIFTGAFAIFGQGHVPVSGIKVNSLFSQSQSNDEELTKYRDQISKLQEEKATLEKERDSLNEKLTKNNNTSSSNSIAATNGSETSTSSDNSSETPSEPAKVGTFTVNSGEASSEIASRLESEGFIKSAAELQELISQWDLDSRIVADSYELNSDMSIHQIAEIITNGAYYYIP; translated from the coding sequence ATGAATAAAAAAACATTAAAGACATTAGGGATTGCTTTTTTATTGGCAGCTATTTTCACGGGAGCCTTTGCGATTTTTGGACAAGGGCATGTACCAGTTTCAGGTATTAAAGTCAATTCGTTATTTAGTCAATCTCAATCAAATGATGAGGAATTGACTAAATATCGTGACCAGATTAGTAAGTTGCAAGAAGAAAAGGCGACTTTAGAAAAAGAGCGTGATTCGCTTAATGAGAAATTGACAAAAAATAATAATACATCATCAAGTAATTCAATTGCAGCAACAAATGGTAGCGAAACATCTACAAGTAGTGATAATTCATCTGAAACACCTAGCGAGCCAGCTAAAGTCGGAACCTTTACTGTTAACAGTGGTGAAGCGTCGTCTGAAATTGCGAGTCGTTTAGAGTCAGAGGGATTCATTAAGAGTGCAGCTGAGTTACAAGAGTTAATCTCTCAATGGGATTTAGATTCGAGAATAGTGGCAGATAGTTATGAATTAAATTCAGATATGTCTATTCATCAAATCGCAGAAATCATTACAAATGGTGCTTATTACTATATTCCGTAA